The genomic interval GCGGCGAATACCTTGAACAGCCCGGTTTCGAATATGGCATCTGCGACGGGTGTGGATCGAAGTATGAATTCGTGCAGGGCGCCAAGCCGTCGCTCTTGCCCAACCGCGCTCAACGGGCCGAAATGGACAAATACGGGCGGGCATGGACACGGGATTGATGGCGTGGACCCATGAGCAGGCGCAGGCGGTTTTGGCCGAACAGGGCCAGGAACACGTCTTGCGCTTTTGGTCCTCGCTGAATTCGGAAGAGCGCGCCGTTTTTCTGGAAGAACTGGAACAGGTGGATTTTCGTCTGGTGGGCCGCCTGATTCGAGAATGGGTGCTGAGCGAACCGCCGGAGGAGCGTTTCAGCCGCATCGAACCCATACCCCTCATTCCGAAAGTGGCCGGGGATCGTCCCGATGCCGTCGAGGCGCGGGAGGCCGGCGAAGAGGCGTTGCGCCAGGGGTGGGTGGGGCTGTTTCTCGTGGCGGGGGGCCAAGGGACGCGGCTGGGATTTGAAGGACCCAAAGGCGCCTATCCGATTGGTCCGGTGTCGAAAAAATCGTTATTTGCGTTTCACGCGGAGAAAATCCGCAATCTCCAGCGCCGTTACGGGTGCGTCCTCCCGTGGTACATCATGGTCAGCGACGCGAACGCGGACGCCACGCGCGCGTTTTTCCGGTCCCACGGCCACTTCGGACTGAACCCCGCCGATATTTTTTTCCTGAAACAACGCATGATGCCGTGCATTGACGAGAAGGGCCGTTTCATGCTGGCGGAACGTGGGCGCCTGGCCATGAATCCCAACGGCCACGGCGGATGCCTGCCCGCCATGATCGAAAACGGCGTCATCGCCGATGCCCGGCGGCGCGGCATTCGCGCGCTGAGTTATTTTCAGGTGGACAATTGGGCCGTAAAGGTCGCCGACCCCTATTTCATCGGATACCATTTCCTGCGCAACGCGGAGATGTCGTCAAAGAACCATTGGAAAAACCATGTGCGCGAAGCCGTCGGTGTTCATTGCCGGTGTGACGGCGAGTACCGCGTCATCGAATATACGGAGTTGGATCGGTATCCGCAACTGCTTGAAGTGGACGCCAACGGCCGCATGATTCACGGAGCGGGGAATCCGGCGATACATATTTTGTCTCTGGATTTTGTCGAACGGGTTGTCCGCCTTTACGATTCATTTCCCTGGCATCGCGCGCATAAAAAAATTCCGTATATTGACGAGTGCGGCGAACGCGTCAATCCGCCAAAACCCAACGGCTACAAATTTGAAACGTTCGTGTTCGATGCGCTTCGTTTCATTCGCCACGAACCGGTGGCCCTTGAAATCGCCCGCGCGGGCGAATACACACCCATCAAGCAGTTCGAGGGCGACAATAGCGTGACGTCGGCATGGCTCCGGATGGCGGAATACTGGGCCGAATGGCTCGATGCCGCGGGAAGCCCCGTGCCGAGGGACGATCAGGGACGGCCGGCCGTCCGCATCGAAATCAGTCCCGAATTTGCCCTTACCCAAGAAGAGTTTCTCGCCCGGGCGGCCGGTCGTGTGTTTCCAACCGACCGGGATTTATACATAGATCCGGAAGGAAACCTGCTCTCTGCCCCAGCGGCCCAATAACGCCAAGACGCGTGCCGCCTGCCGCCTGTTCTTCGTCCGTCAGCGCCTTGTAGTCTGGCTGGCTCATGCTCGTGCTCATGCTCGTAAACCAACCAAGGCGTTACTACATCTCCTATCGCTTGCGCGATTATTCAGGAGAACTCATTTTCATTCCCCCACGGAGGAGACGTCCAAGGTCTCCTGACAACTCGTCTTCGTAATGGCAGTGGATCGGAGAGACTTGTCCGCGCCGGTTGAACATGTTTAGACAAACAATAAAGTATGAGGATAGAATTATAATAATATTATATGGCCCCATCAAGAATTTTCAAGAATTCGATTATGATGACGAGCACAAGCATGAGCACGCGCACGCGCACGAACAGAGTGGCGGCCGGATGTATTTTGGGAACAACGCGAGCATGAAGAAAAACTGGGTTGTGGGCGCTACCCGCGTCAGTGCGACGCGCCCATTTCCTGCAGACGCCGCCAAATGTAATGCGAGATGGATAAATTGGCGTCCGGCGGCAATTCGGCGTATTTCAGACAAAGTTGGCGCATTCCGTTTTCCTGCGCGCCGACTGCGGGGATGATTTGCACCACCTGGCATGGGATCGTGTGCAGACTTTCCCCGGGAAGCGACAAGTCCATTTCGATGGAGGTGGAAAAATCGAATGGCGCATCGGTTTCGACGAGCACGCCGCCCGCGCTGATGTTCAGCAGCGCGGCATTGTATCGCCGCACATGATCGCGATCCTTGATTTGCACGGTGAGATCCGTCGGAATGCGGCAGGTGGTCCGGTGGACACTGCGCTTGATTTCGGCGGGCCGGCGCAACACGATGCCCTCCTCGCCGGGGGTCGGCCCACGCAACACTTCCGTCGCATAATAACAGTAGCCCCCTTCGTCGTGAAATTCCATGTCCGCGCGCATTCCCTCGACCGGATAATCTTTGCCGGGAAAGGTCACACAGACGGTTTCTTCGTCCAAGGACAGCACCCGGACCAGAAAGTGCCGGTCGGTGACATACAGGAAACATTGAAGCCCTTCAGCCAGATGGCACATGCCTTCTCCGGGGACCGCCTGGCATGCGTTGGGCGCCGCCTTGTCCTTCGTCATAAATTACGATCCTCCATTGAGCGTTTGGCGCCCAGCCGAAGAAAGTCGCCGGGCGCTCACGACAACGTAACGAACAACCCGAGAATGGCGTCGTGAAACGAATCCTTCTCGATATCCAGATACAACGATTGATGAATTTCGTAAAACCGTCCCACCAACGTTCCTTCGCGATAGATGCTGTCGCGTACAAGGCTGTATTTTGCCGGACGCGGGAGCCAACACTGAATATGCGCTTTTGGCGAAGACAGGCTGAAACGTCGCACGATGCGCGCGACTTCGTCGGGACCCCGGCATACGGACAAGCGGGCCGGCTGTCCTTCCATGAAGAAACTGCCTGGCGGCGCTTCCGCCCTGACTTGGATGATGTCGGTTTCTTGGGCGTCCTTGATTCGCCATGTTTCTCCGCCGGGTTCCATTTCGACGAAATACATCACGTTGCCGTCGTTGTCCGTGCAGGCATACAGGTCGCTTGGGGCCGGCAAGGGACGTCGTAGCAGCACGTGGCTGGCAAAGGGGTCTGGAATATCCGCCGCCTCGGAATCGTCGGGATTCATTGCCCGTTCGGTAAGCCCGCGGGCGCCGGCCAGCGCCCAGCGCTGTCGCACCTCGTTCAACAGCGCGCGAAGGGTGAAGGTGACAACGCCCATTCCAATCACGGCGGCCATGGCGGCGGCCCCCAGGTTTCGCGCGGCGTCCTGATCCGAAGCGACGCCGTAAACGAGAATGGCGGCCGCCTCGAATAGACACACCGTGTAGATGGCCATCAATCCGAAGGTCAACGGATGCACCAGTCGCGGCAGGGTGTAATAACAGACGGCACGCTCATATTCGGTCAGCCGGTGCACCGGCCCGTCAATCCGCGCCATGGGACTTTCTCCCTTGCCATGAATCCGATGTTGCCGCGGATCCAGAATAGAACAATCCCGCGGCGGTTACAAGAAAAACCCACAGCCCCGTCGTCCGCCTTACAACGAGGCGGTCAGTGTTTCAAGAAACAATCGGGCTTTGCGGGCTTCATCAAGAAGGGCCGGCGGTTCTCCCGGGGCAAGGCATTCGACGATCAGGGGGCCGGAGGTGAATCCGCCCTTTGCGAGCCGCGCCATGACTTTCGGAAAATCCACCTTGCCGGCGCCGGGCGTTACGCTCACGTTCTTGGGCGGAAGATAGTCCTTGACGGACATGCCGACGACGATTCCGTCTACGGACGCCGCGTCGTCCACCGGATTCAGATTCCCGTCCGAGTAATAGAAAATGTTGCCGGGATCGTACCAGAGGCCGAAGTTCTTTTGCGCCACCCGGTTGATAATCGCGCGGCATTGCGGCCCGGTCGCATTCAACCCGCCGTGCGGCTTCACACTGATGCCCATTTTCTTTTCGGCGGCATAGGGACAGCACTCCGCGATGGCG from Candidatus Hydrogenedentota bacterium carries:
- a CDS encoding UDPGP type 1 family protein, producing MAWTHEQAQAVLAEQGQEHVLRFWSSLNSEERAVFLEELEQVDFRLVGRLIREWVLSEPPEERFSRIEPIPLIPKVAGDRPDAVEAREAGEEALRQGWVGLFLVAGGQGTRLGFEGPKGAYPIGPVSKKSLFAFHAEKIRNLQRRYGCVLPWYIMVSDANADATRAFFRSHGHFGLNPADIFFLKQRMMPCIDEKGRFMLAERGRLAMNPNGHGGCLPAMIENGVIADARRRGIRALSYFQVDNWAVKVADPYFIGYHFLRNAEMSSKNHWKNHVREAVGVHCRCDGEYRVIEYTELDRYPQLLEVDANGRMIHGAGNPAIHILSLDFVERVVRLYDSFPWHRAHKKIPYIDECGERVNPPKPNGYKFETFVFDALRFIRHEPVALEIARAGEYTPIKQFEGDNSVTSAWLRMAEYWAEWLDAAGSPVPRDDQGRPAVRIEISPEFALTQEEFLARAAGRVFPTDRDLYIDPEGNLLSAPAAQ
- a CDS encoding PilZ domain-containing protein → MTKDKAAPNACQAVPGEGMCHLAEGLQCFLYVTDRHFLVRVLSLDEETVCVTFPGKDYPVEGMRADMEFHDEGGYCYYATEVLRGPTPGEEGIVLRRPAEIKRSVHRTTCRIPTDLTVQIKDRDHVRRYNAALLNISAGGVLVETDAPFDFSTSIEMDLSLPGESLHTIPCQVVQIIPAVGAQENGMRQLCLKYAELPPDANLSISHYIWRRLQEMGASH